Within Vicia villosa cultivar HV-30 ecotype Madison, WI linkage group LG1, Vvil1.0, whole genome shotgun sequence, the genomic segment aacatgcatatccccgatgtcgctgatttgattgaacatcaaaatattcatcccttagtgcagtgtgatactccgtactgtgaaaatactgtcagggctttctatgcaggatttacaaaaggggatggttgtaatttccgattcaaaatgggctctaggtcgcatgttgttgacaaacgggcttggattagcatctttggtctcaaaattataggtgatgaattctgtatggaagacggggatgtaccgggaaactatgaccatgtggcctacatgaaatctatcctcaaagacccttctgtctttgacaaaccaaatgaaacaataacagccggtcacctgaagcgagatcctaggctcctaaattgggtcatctcaagaatcattcgaccaagagcaggagggtactcaagaattgaacggaatgaagttgtgctcatgtatctgctgcaaaacagaacgcgtatacattggccttacttcctagctgctaagtttcatgaggtccaacagaaaactacagccctgtgttatggatcaataattcaaacaattgtcaaccatttcggcatgaggcTTGATCACTTGCACTACACCAGCATACaccaatctcaagaattctcacaaaccaccttgacccttatgggataccattggaatccagttaggaaaacctactatctcattcaaaagggaaccgggaaggttatttacaattatgatgatcccacggagtttggaaacaatgcaggtaatgaagaagaaggacttgatcaagacaatgcaaatgatgatgatcaccacatggaagatgttgcacaagatacggatgcaaattggagatatgttcctccacaacaagaggatatcccttggggatacacagctccgcccccgccagatcaaaccaacatcatttccatgttagaaaaTATGCAATTCCTACAACAACAGCACTTCGACACACAGCAGCTCCAATTCCAACAGATGTaacagctccaacaagatcgctatgacgaacaacaacgacaatatcacTCGTTGTACaacttggttcaagaccacaaaagcgattttgagacatttgcatccaactcgaccctaagacagaatcagtttgaagaaactgctctgcatcgtcatgccaacataagccaaagcttcaacagtCTCAACCTAtctgtgctggatctgttggaacaagttgaagaagatcgccctcatacatttcaaagaggaagaggaagaaggggcaggcgttaggatgcattctccatcatatcatcatatcattgcatttcatttcattatcattTTGTTCAATTGCTATATGTTGTTGTACATTGCCTTTTGTTTATCTCTTGGATTATTATGTATGTTAAAGTGTACCTTTAAACATGTTTGGTTCTTATGTTATAACTATCTGCCTTTTATCtattatactatgaatgctagcgttttgtctatgtttctctcgttactctcttCTTCTATTttgttgtatctcttttgatgttgtcaaagggggagatagatgctgagtgtacgggggagctcagctgagtgtacgggggagctcagtatGCAGCCACTtaagcttacgcatacaagtccgggggagcttttaccacttattgccaaagcttctactaccggtttgccatcatcaaaaagggggagtatgtgaatacaagatcacactcacaaagatgtttttgattcatggcaaactcaacaagcatacaagcaacaaggcacaagcagaagaactcaaagaaaagcaagcattggtcactcatgacagagcaggtcgacctactatgcatataggtcgactcaacacaagtaaAATAGGAGGAACTCAGAAAaatagcagtcaggtcgacctactcctaacccaggtcgacctaaaatggagaaatttacacatcattctgctaggtcgacctacacaacaactagttcgacctaaactgaggaaagatccccaaaacgcatctgaagtggattctggtcgacctacttctttatcaggtcgacctaactgggaacaaatgacattcaaaggatatgcagctctgttaggtcgacctaagcactacaagaggtcgacctatttgatcaaaaatgccaaaatttctggttttctttgctccaactgataagctctcacatatattgtccaaggttcattattgcttctcaacaccaacaacttaaagatacacaaaggcttctcatcttcgttcttcatcatctccaacacaattacacataatcattcttgtgttgagggttagtgatcgagttcgataacgtccatggaacggaattgaagattcctagtgggtgaagatttgtggggtttttggtgaataaaatctgaggattttgtcctccaagataggtgaattttgggggtttttatcaagaagcttcatcaaggatccagctgagtgtgaagattgaagaacaagtgttcgagcaattcaagacactgcagaaagtgatcaaagtgaagctcttggaagaccttaatctggctcaagattaagggggaagaagattcaaaggatcgacaaatttggtttattgtttatcgctttgttatcttctttgtataaactgctttcaacattaatggaagatttcccaatttcaatttggaattgggggcagacgtagtcgtagcgaggacgatcgacgaactgcctaaacaaatatcgtgttcttatcgcttttatcttttcatttaagttctgttcatatttggttataattgcaaattgattaacggttcgagtgttaaaattgtgaattaagaacttgtataaacatcacaattcatcacacattgaattactatcaatttgatcattatcaccaagtgtttgtgtttttgcttctttcactattactgcattgcaaacatcgttcatcatataagaagttaatcgatttttaTTAAagcgacatattgattctatagggtattctcttatcgtttatctcaagctgtttagtggttttaacacatatacaatcgtttcaatagtggtccggaatagacgcgagtcgattcagaaccgctttcgcttaaagttcaattaactccgaaaaactctgtgagatctattcaccccccctctagatccttaggccagcgtctaacaagtagAAGCACTTTTCTGCTGTTTTTTGACACGAAAAACACTTTTTTCAGTAACCCGACAGCCCCAACTCTCACACAACGCATAGTTTCACATTCCATGTATCAACCCccaatcacatacatcattaGCCACATTTCAACACATCCAATTCATCAACATAACATACAATTACATGATTTGCACAAATTATTTCACATCAACATGATCATACAATACTCATCATTAATTTCACCCAATTCATCAACACAAATCCGATTACACCCCGCTTACATCAAATTCCTAGCAAGTTAGTCTCTTCCTTCACGTTCTAAAAAGTCCTCCTTTGAACCCTAGCCTCTTCTTAGCGTTCTCCAAATTCTACGATCGCACAAGATGATTGCTTTCTCTCTTATTTTTCACTTTTACTTTGTTATCCCCTAGACCCCTATTATGCTATCTCCATTATGCACTCACTCAACTCTCTTTAACTactcatttattattattattaatctaaatactataaattaaattatttaaatctaaATAATTCTAATCATCACCTTAAGCTACTACTATCCCACAATATATCCTACATATATCATCATACGTCATTCAAATTCACCAATAATTcacaaataatcaattaaataatttaatctaaaatttggggtgttacaacacgtTAGCATGGAACTAGGGTTAAGGCTAGGATTGTCATTATGAAAAGCTTTGatctatattaaataaattttagtcACTCAACAAACACTACCAttccaataaaaaattaaaatattcaagTTAATATACCTATGTGAGGATGCACTAAAGTAACAACAACTATAAATCTAATGATGAACCTTCTTTGAATTCTTTAAGTGAACTCCATTGGGCCACATcatcttaaattaatttattgatattttacTTCAATGATTTTAAAGATGAGAAAAATAATCAAGAAAGATGGGTTGAATTGTGTATTgtggattttttttgtttatttttgattCTGAAGTGTAAGAATCCGAAAAAACTTATGTGAGACAGAGAgagtataaaaaaataatttaatttaagatTTATTTCCTTCGTaacaatttataaataaaaaatatatatttttcattttacaattagttttaattaatttaattattttattaaaaaagtaaatattttttaaaattaaattaaattgcatttaatttgtctttttttcttattttttcattaacaataatcaattaaaactatttttacatctttctagaaaatatattttttaaaatacataaaagtttaaatttacttaataaaatattaaatattaatttttttacttatatACTGGATATATTTGGATATATTTGATGTATTTAACCTCATATATAGATCAAATGCATTAAATAGTTCTAAACATTGACCAAAATTTAATACTAGtaccatttttttcttcttcaaaataATAGTGACTTGAGGAGTTACTTGACCCTtatacaacaattttttttataagctaTAAAACAATTCATTATAATATTTATCATAaaagatatttttgagaaaataaaattaagttaaatttcattcaaaagaaaaattaaattattaagtaAAATATTTTGATACTAAATATTTCTAATACCTTGACCTTCATTAAACAATTTATtatcatattttatatatataaaatttaccaCAGATAAAAAATtttagaagagaaaaaaaaatgcatgaattgaaaaattaatttaaaatttagtcaaaagaaaaaaaattatttaaggaAATTTTCTTAATATTTTGAGAATAAATATTTCtacttataataaaatataaaaacatattaacgATTTAAATGACATTAAGTAATTGAAGACGCTCTGCTAGGGTTTCGCTCATGAGTGGAAAGGGGAGGGGACGGCCGAAGAAGGCCTCAATTCCTCCGGTTCACCATGGTACGACAGCATCTTCGGCAGAACCAGAGAAAGGAAGCAACAAATCAGGAACTATGGAGCAGAGCATCAGTGTGAAGAAGATTACGCAAGTGAATTCGAATCAGGGAGAAATGTCAAGAGATGAAGGAAGCAAGAGTGTGAATGAACAACCAACGAGTCCGAAGAAGCTCTGGGTGGATGTGATTAGTGGCAATCGGAATCCAACAAATGGATTGCAGATGGAATTTGTAGCGCCCAAGGTCGTCAATGGTGAACTGGAAGTGGAGATCGAGGAGGAGGATATTGCGTCTGAACTTAGACACTGGGACTCCGCTCTCATCATGTATGTGCTAGGAGGAGATTTGAGCATGAACAATGTGAAACAATTTATGATAAGGAACTGGAATTTTGTGAAGTTGCCGGAAATGTATTTCAACGACGAGGGTTATTTCATTCTGAGATTTCACACTATGGATGATAAAGATCTAGTGCTAACGAAGGGCCCCTACACCATTCACAACATGCCTATGCTTCTGACGGATTGGAAACCAAACTTTGACCTTAAGAAGGACATGCTTCGTACGATACCAATTTGGGTCACTCTTCCTCATCTACCGCTTCATCTATGGGGTCAGAAGAGTCTGAGTAAGATTGGTAGTGCTTTAGGCACCCCAATTGTAACAGATGAGTGCACAGCGAATAAACTACGAGTCTCATACGCGCGTATACTTGTTGAGATGGATATCACAAAGGCACCGGTAACAGAGATTAACATTAGGGATGCTGAGGGGAACAAGAGGAAGCAGGTGGTTGAGTATGACTGGAGACCGAAATTTTGTGAAAGATGCCAACGGGTTGGCCATAACTGCCTTGACAACAATCAGAAAAAGCCTGCTAAGCAATGGAAGCAAAAGACCATACCAAATGATCCTGAAATGGAGAAGGTAACATCCTCAGTGCAAATTCCTCAACAGACCACAACTGAAGCAGAGGTTTGGACTACCATAGAAAGGCACAGAAAAGGAAAGACAATAGTGAATGAAGGAATACCTCAGATTAGACAAGATAATTCGTTTGATCCACTAACTCGGGAGAATGAGGGGTTAGGGAGCAATGGAGGTTGATGATAGTCTCTTGGAACATCCGGGGGCTGAATAAATCAGCTAAGATTTCTGAGATTAGCTCCCGTCTCAACAATCTTAGGCCTGACATCTTAGTTCTTATAGAAACTAGAGTTAAAAGGAATAATGCTATTTGTGTTAGAAATAAACTGCGAATTCATGAGGCATATCTGGATAATTACGACAACCATTACAACGGACGTATTTGGCTCAGTTGGAATGAAAGCAAGTATGTCATTAAGAGGGTGTGCTCTACTGACCAGTTACTCCACTGTGGCGTGTATGATTGTAGGGGGAAGTTCTTGTTTTGGATCACTGCAATATATGCATTGAACCAAAATGATAAGAGGAAACTCCTTTGGAAAGACATCGAGAGAATCAGCCATAATCTGCAGGGTCCTTGGTGCTTATTAGGTGATTTTAATAATGTTATCAAGGCTCAGGATAGAGTTGGTGGAAGACTGGTGTTGGAATATGAATTTAGGGGTTTGAGAGAGATGATGGATAGAAGTGGTCTGGCAGAGATGGATAACATGGGTGAATATTACACATGGTCCAATAAGCACATTGATGGAGTGATTTACTCTAGGATTGATCATGTTCTGGGGAATGTAGATTGGTTTTCTAATTTTCAGGACTGGAATTTATCAATCAAGGAACCTCATGTCTCTGACCATGCTTTATTATGTTTAAACAGTATGGTTTATGATAGAAGACGGAACATGGACTTCAAATTCCGGAATAATGTGACTCACTTAGAAGGCTACCTCCATACTGTCTCCCAAAGTTGGGCCCAAAGGGTGTCAGGTAGACCTATGCATATAGTCTGGCATAAGTTAAAGAGATTAATCCCAGTCATAAGGAAGTTTGGCAAACCTTTGAATGGGCTGAAAAGACAACTTAGTGAAGCTAGAGACAACCTCCTGGTGGCACAGCAGAGACTAGCAGCTGATATGCATAATCCTGCTATCATTCTTAATGTGAGGGAGTGCACAGAGAGAGTTCTTCACCTTGCAGAGTTAGAACAGGTGGACATTGCTCAGAGGGCTAAAATTGAAGGTATTCGTGCTGGTGATGGGAATAATAAATATTTCTATGCCTCTATCAAGCAAAGGACTAAGCAAAACACTATTAGTAGCTTAGAAAGAGAAGATGGTACCACTGTGGCTGAACAGCATGCTATTGAAGAAGAGATCCTGAGATTTTACACTACCCTCATGGGCACAGCTGCAGAGAATTTAGAAGAGATTAATTGTGCAGTCTTGAGGCAAGGGGCCCAGGTTTCTTATGACCAAAGGCAGTTCCTTACCAAACCTATTTCCCAAGATGAGATCTATATAGCTCTTAAGGGCATCAATGACAACAAGTCACCTGGAATTGATGGATTTGGAGCTGGATTCTTTAACAGTGCCTGGAATATTGTTGGAGGAGATGTGGTGAAGGCTGTGAATTCTTTTTTCACTCAAGGAAGACTGCATAAGGGAATGAACACATCTGTGATCTCTCTCATTCCTAAATCTAATAATGCTAAAGCTCCTAAGGACTATAGACCTATTTCCTGCTGTACTACCTTGTATAAGGTTATCTCAAAGGTTTTAACTAGTAGACTTGGAGCTGTGCTGCCCTCTCTTATAACTAAGAATCAAGCAGCGTTTGTCAAGGGGCAGAATTTGAAAGATCATATTCTTTTGGCTTATGAGCTAATAAGAGGGTATGAGAGGAAACAATCTACCCCGAAGTGTATGATGCAGATTGATCTACAGAAAGCGTACGACATGGTAGATTGGAGGGCATTAGAGAGAGTCCTTGAGGAGTTTGGCTTTCCTGCAATGTTCACTAAGTGGATCATGCTAACAGTTACTACTGTTACGTATAAATTCCGGATAAATGGTAGGCTTACTAGAAGTATGAAAGCAAGAAGAGGGATTCGACAAGGAGATCCAATCTCCCCCCTTCTTTTTGTTCTAATGATGGAATACCTCACTCGTACTCTCATGCAGCTGGATATGGATCCCAAGTTCAGGTACCACGCTAAATGTCAAAAGCTGAAGCTCATCAGTCTTACTTTCGCGGACGATTTGTTGTTGTTTTCTAGAGGTGATAAAGATTCAATTACTCTGATTCTGAATCAAATGGGCAAATTTTCCAGATCCACAGGTTTAATTATGAATCCTAGCAAATGCTTCCTTTATTGTGGTGGTTTGAGAGATGAAGATAAAGTAGTTCTTCGGGGCCTCACAGGATTTAGAGAAGGTAATCTACCTTTTAAATATCTTGGTTTACCCCTAACTAGTAAGAAGCTAGCTGTGAAATACTACTTGGTTCTGATTGATAATATAGTTCAGAGAATTACTCATTGGAGTTCTAAGCTGTTGACATATGCTGGCCGTGTTCAGCTTATAAAAAGTGTGCTCTTTTCTGTCGTTAATTTCTGGATGCAAGTCTTGCCTTTGCCTAAAGCTGTGCTGAGTCAAATCAATGGTGTCTGCCGTAGCTTTTTGTGGACAGGTGGTGGAGATATTTCAAGAAAATCTCCTATTTCGTGGAAGAATGTTTGCAGGCCAAAGGCTCAAGGGGGTATGAGTATCATTGACCTTGAGAGTTGGAATAAAGTTTGTATGCTGAAGCTCATGTGGAATGTTCACAGGAAAGCGGACTCGTTGTGGATAAAATGGATTCATGAATATTATCTAAAGAACTCTGATTTCTTGCAGGTCCAGATTAAAGAAAGTCAGTCTTGGGTGATGAAGCATTTGCTCCAGTCCAGGAAGCTTTATCAGGATCTGAACGTTTACAGTGGTGGAGCTTTTCAGACAAAACGAGTTTATTATGCTGTATTAGGTGCTGAATCCAGACCTGCCTGGCGTCACTTGATGTTTGGGAACTATGCTAGGCCTCGTGCTGTGTTCATCTTTTGGCTTATGTGCAATGGGAGATTGGCTACGAAGGATAGACTGAAGAAATTTGGCATGATTAGTGAGGATAAATGTTGCTTCTGTCAGGATAAAGAAACCTTGAATCATTTGTTTTTCTGCTGTCCAGGTTTGAAGATGATTTGGAGTAAGGTGCTTAGGTGGATCCAAGTGAATCACTCCTCGTTGCCTTGGGATGGTGAATTAGAGTGGCTCATTAGAAACTGTAAAAGGAAGAGTTGGCGTGCTAGTA encodes:
- the LOC131645220 gene encoding uncharacterized protein LOC131645220; the protein is MSGKGRGRPKKASIPPVHHGTTASSAEPEKGSNKSGTMEQSISVKKITQVNSNQGEMSRDEGSKSVNEQPTSPKKLWVDVISGNRNPTNGLQMEFVAPKVVNGELEVEIEEEDIASELRHWDSALIMYVLGGDLSMNNVKQFMIRNWNFVKLPEMYFNDEGYFILRFHTMDDKDLVLTKGPYTIHNMPMLLTDWKPNFDLKKDMLRTIPIWVTLPHLPLHLWGQKSLSKIGSALGTPIVTDECTANKLRVSYARILVEMDITKAPVTEINIRDAEGNKRKQVVEYDWRPKFCERCQRVGHNCLDNNQKKPAKQWKQKTIPNDPEMEKVTSSVQIPQQTTTEAEVWTTIERHRKGKTIVNEGIPQIRQDNSFDPLTRENEGLGSNGG